In Sphingobacteriaceae bacterium, the following proteins share a genomic window:
- a CDS encoding ATP-dependent DNA helicase, which translates to MDHYLDELNTLQRAAAKATEGPVMIIAGAGSGKTRVLTFRIAHIMEKGADAFNILALTFTNKAAKEMKERIAKIVGPKEAKNLWMGTFHSVFAKILRFEASKLGYPSNFTIYDTDDSKSVIKEILKQFNLDDKIYKPSLVLNRISEAKNKLVSAAQYMNNPVTQQEDSSSRKPLLGKIYDAYQRRNFKAGAMDFDDLLFQTNILLRDFPDVLNKYQDKFRYILVDEYQDTNFSQYLIIKQLAAKFQNICVVGDDAQSIYAFRGANIQNILNFEKDYPDLKTFKLEQNYRSTKTIVGAANQIIANNKDQFKKTVFTENEDGQKLKVVKAGSDNEEGQKIVNSIFETRMQNQAKNSDFAILYRTNAQSRSFEESLRRLNIPYKIYGGVSFYQRKEIKDVLSYFRLAINNNDDESLRRIINYPARGIGQSSLDKITVAAAEHDISMFTVISNLKDFNLGINAGISSKINDFVTQVKSFSLLLPYKDAYDLANHIAVSSGIVKELYTDKTPEGVSRYENIQELLNGIKDFVEQPRTPQEDELNDVIKLTLQKDETQLQLEEADTSIKTLDEFMQEITLLTSVDKEDEKDTNKDKVSMMTIHAAKGLEFPYVYIVGLEENLFPSQLSINSRTDLEEERRLFYVAVTRAEKQATLSFATMRYRFGNVTYCEPSRFIDEIDDKFLDYPEEPATPAFSKNTFDRFRDNYNSGTGSMETSNINLNLKPKKLIRLNTSLSSSTTTVDLALNKSLQVGDNVMHEKFGTGTIALLEGPWPETKATIDFQKTGSKSLLLKFARLTKL; encoded by the coding sequence ATGGATCACTACTTAGACGAACTCAATACATTACAACGTGCAGCAGCAAAGGCAACCGAAGGTCCGGTTATGATCATAGCCGGCGCTGGTTCAGGAAAAACAAGGGTACTCACCTTTCGCATTGCTCATATCATGGAAAAAGGCGCCGATGCCTTTAATATTTTAGCCCTCACTTTTACAAATAAGGCGGCTAAAGAAATGAAAGAAAGGATTGCGAAAATAGTTGGCCCAAAAGAGGCTAAAAATTTATGGATGGGAACTTTTCATAGTGTGTTTGCAAAAATACTGCGTTTTGAAGCTTCCAAACTCGGCTATCCCAGCAACTTTACAATTTACGATACTGACGACAGTAAGAGTGTTATCAAAGAAATTTTAAAACAATTTAATCTCGACGATAAAATTTACAAGCCCTCTTTGGTACTCAACCGTATTAGTGAAGCAAAAAACAAATTGGTTTCAGCCGCACAATACATGAATAATCCTGTTACACAACAGGAAGACTCGAGCAGCCGCAAACCGCTTCTCGGCAAAATTTATGACGCTTATCAGCGTCGTAACTTTAAAGCCGGCGCAATGGACTTTGATGATTTACTTTTTCAAACAAATATCTTACTGCGAGATTTTCCAGATGTGTTAAACAAATACCAGGATAAATTTCGCTATATTCTGGTAGATGAGTACCAGGATACAAACTTTTCACAATACCTGATTATTAAGCAACTTGCTGCAAAATTTCAGAACATTTGCGTTGTAGGAGATGACGCCCAAAGTATCTATGCATTTCGCGGAGCCAACATTCAAAATATTTTAAACTTCGAAAAAGATTATCCTGATCTTAAAACTTTTAAACTGGAGCAAAACTACAGAAGTACAAAAACTATTGTAGGCGCAGCCAACCAAATTATTGCGAACAATAAAGACCAGTTTAAAAAAACTGTTTTTACAGAAAACGAAGATGGGCAAAAGCTTAAAGTTGTAAAGGCAGGTTCTGATAACGAAGAGGGTCAGAAAATCGTAAACAGTATTTTTGAAACACGCATGCAAAATCAGGCGAAGAATAGCGATTTTGCAATACTTTACAGAACCAATGCGCAGTCGCGTTCATTCGAAGAATCGCTTCGTCGCTTAAATATTCCTTACAAGATTTACGGTGGTGTTAGCTTCTACCAAAGAAAAGAAATTAAAGATGTGTTATCTTATTTCCGACTGGCAATAAATAATAATGATGATGAAAGTCTTCGCCGTATTATCAATTATCCAGCCAGAGGAATAGGCCAATCTTCCCTTGATAAAATTACCGTTGCTGCGGCTGAACATGACATTAGTATGTTTACTGTAATTAGCAATTTGAAAGACTTTAATCTTGGTATCAACGCAGGAATTTCATCGAAAATAAATGACTTTGTAACCCAGGTGAAATCTTTTAGTTTGCTCTTACCTTATAAAGACGCTTATGATTTGGCAAATCATATTGCTGTTTCAAGTGGCATAGTAAAAGAACTTTACACCGATAAGACACCCGAAGGCGTAAGTCGTTACGAAAACATTCAGGAGCTGTTAAACGGGATCAAAGATTTTGTTGAACAACCGCGTACCCCGCAGGAAGATGAGCTGAATGATGTGATTAAATTAACCCTTCAAAAAGACGAAACACAATTACAACTTGAAGAAGCCGATACCAGTATAAAAACACTGGATGAGTTTATGCAGGAAATCACCCTGCTAACAAGTGTGGATAAGGAAGACGAAAAAGATACAAATAAAGATAAAGTAAGCATGATGACTATCCATGCTGCCAAAGGACTTGAGTTTCCGTATGTCTATATTGTGGGTTTAGAGGAAAATCTTTTCCCTTCGCAACTTTCTATCAACAGCAGAACTGACCTTGAGGAAGAACGCCGCTTGTTTTACGTCGCCGTAACTCGCGCTGAGAAGCAAGCCACTTTGAGTTTCGCTACCATGCGATACCGTTTTGGTAATGTAACTTATTGCGAACCCAGCAGATTTATTGATGAGATTGATGATAAGTTCTTAGATTATCCCGAAGAACCTGCTACACCTGCATTTTCGAAAAATACTTTTGATCGTTTTCGTGATAATTATAATTCAGGAACAGGTTCTATGGAGACTTCAAACATAAATCTTAATCTTAAACCAAAAAAACTAATTCGCTTAAATACCAGTTTATCATCGAGCACAACAACTGTAGATTTAGCATTAAATAAATCCTTGCAAGTAGGAGATAATGTAATGCACGAAAAATTTGGAACAGGAACAATTGCCTTACTCGAAGGCCCCTGGCCGGAAACAAAAGCAACCATTGATTTTCAAAAAACAGGAAGCAAAAGCCTTTTATTAAAGTTTGCACGATTAACTAAATTGTAA
- a CDS encoding aminopeptidase — MALISLASAQNIQNNPQSNHGNKFEQLGGILPTPNEFRSASGAPGAKYWQQRADYDIDVRLDEKNLTVIATETVTYHNNAPENLTYLWLQLDENQHDPNNEVNYFDENKISDPVTQNSLKSLDTKNSLAGLGDKIDGVTDGLGKALKYTINGTMMRIDLPKALASKATFKFVVKWHYKMINRIESGGRGGYEYFPEDGNHLFTMTQWYPRMCVYSDFQGWQNKQFTGRGEFALAFGNFKVKMTVPADHLVCSTGECQNYAQVLSPAQLTRWNQAKSANEPVEIQLLEDAKAAEKNKSGATKTWIFKADSVRDFAWGSSRKYCWDAMAVQCEGKKVMCMSFYGKEAYGLYRKYSTKVVAHTIKTYSKFTIPYPYPVAQSIEAANGMEYPMICFNFGRTEKDGTYTEGSKNGMILVIIHEVGHNFFPMIINSDERQWSWMDEGLNTFVQYLTEREFDANYPSQRGPAYKMIDYMRLPKNQLEPIMTNSENIMNFGANAYGKPATALNILRETVMGRDLFDFAFKQYCNRWAFKHPEPADFFRTMEDASAVDLDWFWRGWFFDIEPVDISVDTVKAYTLQRGAKVALKMDTMYTYPKPKEYEYITTIRNREAGIVSLVDKDTTLRDFYYHYKGEPTVIKELKNKNDFMEEMPDSSFSKYDGKYIYEIKFSNKGGLVSPIIIQFNYTDGSSEIERIGAYIWRKNEKEVTKTFMKSKKVASIRIDPYRETADINERDNAWNIKTEPGKFEVFKAKSAAARGQSAGENPMQKARKK; from the coding sequence ATCGCACTCATAAGCCTGGCTTCCGCGCAAAACATTCAAAACAATCCTCAGTCCAATCACGGTAATAAATTTGAACAGTTAGGAGGTATTCTTCCAACACCGAATGAATTCAGATCGGCCTCGGGCGCTCCGGGAGCTAAGTACTGGCAGCAACGTGCCGATTATGACATCGATGTAAGACTGGATGAAAAAAATCTAACAGTTATAGCAACCGAAACGGTTACTTATCATAATAATGCCCCTGAAAATCTAACCTACCTTTGGTTGCAGCTTGACGAAAATCAGCACGACCCAAATAATGAAGTAAATTATTTCGATGAAAATAAAATTAGCGATCCTGTCACCCAAAACTCTTTAAAGTCTTTGGACACTAAAAACAGCCTCGCTGGTTTGGGTGATAAAATTGATGGGGTTACTGACGGTTTAGGCAAAGCGTTAAAATACACCATTAATGGAACGATGATGCGTATTGATCTTCCAAAGGCCCTGGCTTCAAAAGCTACTTTTAAGTTTGTTGTAAAATGGCATTATAAAATGATCAATCGCATTGAGTCTGGTGGTCGTGGTGGTTATGAGTACTTCCCTGAAGATGGCAATCATTTGTTTACAATGACGCAATGGTATCCACGCATGTGTGTTTACAGTGACTTCCAGGGATGGCAGAATAAACAGTTTACAGGTAGAGGAGAGTTCGCATTAGCTTTTGGAAACTTCAAGGTAAAAATGACAGTTCCGGCTGACCACCTGGTTTGTTCAACAGGGGAATGTCAAAACTACGCGCAAGTCTTAAGTCCTGCACAACTTACGCGCTGGAACCAGGCAAAAAGTGCAAATGAGCCTGTGGAAATTCAACTGTTGGAAGATGCAAAAGCGGCAGAAAAAAATAAATCTGGCGCCACTAAAACGTGGATCTTTAAAGCAGACAGTGTTCGCGATTTTGCATGGGGAAGTTCGCGTAAATATTGCTGGGACGCCATGGCTGTGCAGTGCGAAGGGAAAAAAGTAATGTGTATGAGTTTTTATGGAAAAGAAGCTTACGGACTCTACCGTAAATATTCCACTAAAGTTGTAGCGCATACCATTAAGACTTACTCGAAATTTACCATTCCTTACCCCTACCCGGTTGCACAAAGTATTGAAGCTGCCAACGGAATGGAATATCCTATGATCTGCTTTAACTTCGGGAGAACTGAAAAAGACGGCACTTATACAGAAGGAAGCAAGAACGGAATGATCCTTGTAATTATTCATGAAGTTGGCCACAACTTTTTTCCCATGATTATTAATAGCGACGAACGTCAATGGAGTTGGATGGATGAGGGTTTAAATACCTTTGTACAATATCTTACAGAGCGGGAATTCGACGCTAATTATCCTTCTCAACGTGGTCCTGCTTATAAAATGATTGATTATATGCGATTGCCTAAAAATCAGTTAGAACCTATTATGACCAATAGTGAAAATATTATGAATTTTGGCGCAAATGCTTACGGAAAACCTGCAACAGCCTTAAACATCTTACGCGAAACAGTCATGGGTCGTGACTTGTTTGATTTTGCTTTCAAACAATACTGTAACCGTTGGGCCTTTAAACACCCTGAACCGGCAGATTTTTTCAGAACCATGGAAGATGCCAGCGCGGTTGACCTTGACTGGTTCTGGAGAGGCTGGTTTTTTGATATTGAACCCGTTGATATTTCTGTAGACACCGTTAAAGCTTACACTTTGCAAAGAGGTGCCAAAGTAGCTTTGAAAATGGACACTATGTATACCTATCCCAAACCAAAAGAATACGAATACATTACAACCATTCGTAATCGCGAAGCAGGAATAGTTTCATTAGTGGACAAAGACACAACCCTTCGCGACTTCTATTATCATTACAAAGGTGAGCCAACCGTCATAAAAGAACTAAAAAACAAAAACGATTTCATGGAAGAAATGCCTGATAGCTCTTTCTCAAAATACGACGGAAAATATATTTACGAAATAAAGTTCTCCAACAAAGGCGGCTTGGTGAGCCCGATCATTATCCAGTTTAATTATACAGATGGCAGCAGTGAAATTGAAAGGATTGGCGCGTATATCTGGCGTAAAAATGAAAAAGAGGTGACTAAAACATTTATGAAGTCTAAGAAAGTAGCTTCCATAAGAATTGATCCTTACAGAGAAACTGCCGACATTAATGAAAGAGATAATGCCTGGAACATAAAAACTGAACCGGGAAAATTTGAAGTATTTAAAGCTAAAAGCGCAGCGGCACGAGGTCAAAGCGCCGGAGAAAATCCAATGCAGAAAGCTAGAAAAAAATAA